Part of the Solwaraspora sp. WMMA2065 genome is shown below.
GCTGGTCCTGGTCAGCCTCGGGGCGCTCGCGGTCGACCTGCCGCTGTGCTGGTGGCTGCTCGGCGTGGACGGTCTGGTCCGCGACGGCGCGCCGCTGGTGGTGGCGGTGGTGCTGGCCTTCTACGGTGTGTGGCGGGCCGGTCGCGCCGAACGGGGCCGGGCGGCGGGCAGCGCCGAGCCCGGCCGGGGGACCGTCGGTTCCCAGCCCGGCCGGACGGCCGCCGGCACGGAACCGGCCTGACGAGGAGGTCCAGGTGGACGGTACGTCGGTCGTCGACGTCGCGGTGGTCGGCGCCGGGCCGGCCGGTGCCGCCGCCGCGATCGCCGCCCGCCGGGCCGGTGCCCGGGTGCTGCTGCTGGACCGGGCCGACTTCCCCCGGGACAAGCCGTGCGGCGACGGCATCGCACCGCACGCCCTCGACGTGCTGGCCGGGCTGGACGTGCCCGACCCGGTCGCCGGGTTCGCCCCGGTCGGCCGGCTCCGGCTGGTCGCCCCGCACGGCGGGCAGGTCGCGGCCGAGCTGGTCCGTCCGGCGTACACGGTGCCGCGGGCCGTCTTCGACGCCCGGCTGGTCGCCACCGCGGTCGCCGTCGGCGTGCGGCTGCGGCGGCACACCGTACGGCGGGTCACGGTCCGCGACGACCTGGTGCTGCTCGACGGTGAGATCGCGGCGCGGGCGGTGGTTGGCGCGGACGGCGCGGGATCGGTGGTACGCCGGGCGTTGGGTCACGGGCCGAACCCGGACGGACATCTGGCCCTGGCGATTCGCGGCTACGCGCCGGTCGGGGCCGTCACCAGCCCCGGCGAACAGCGGATCGTCACCACGGCGGCCGGTTGGCCGGCGTACGCCTGGGCCTTTCCGATCGGCGACGGGCGGGCGAACGTCGGGTACGGGGAGGTGCTGCGCGGCCGGCCCCTGACCCGTGCCCGGCTGCTGGACCGGCTGTGCGCGCTGCTGCCCGGCACCGACCTGGCGCAGGTCACCGACCTGCGGGCGCATCATCTGCCGCTGTCCACCCGGCGGCCGCCGGCAGGTGCGGGTCGGCTGGTGCTGGCCGGCGACGCGCTGTCGCTGATCAACCCGTTCACCGGCGAGGGCATCTTCTAC
Proteins encoded:
- a CDS encoding geranylgeranyl reductase family protein gives rise to the protein MDGTSVVDVAVVGAGPAGAAAAIAARRAGARVLLLDRADFPRDKPCGDGIAPHALDVLAGLDVPDPVAGFAPVGRLRLVAPHGGQVAAELVRPAYTVPRAVFDARLVATAVAVGVRLRRHTVRRVTVRDDLVLLDGEIAARAVVGADGAGSVVRRALGHGPNPDGHLALAIRGYAPVGAVTSPGEQRIVTTAAGWPAYAWAFPIGDGRANVGYGEVLRGRPLTRARLLDRLCALLPGTDLAQVTDLRAHHLPLSTRRPPAGAGRLVLAGDALSLINPFTGEGIFYAVLSGALAGAAAAGTPAAAARRYRQALRRRLGGHLRHSAFGAWLARRPTTVDAAVAAAARDRRVFDTVVELGLGDGRLDAVTVRRLAAQLTIRRAADTARRRSGR